Genomic segment of Pongo pygmaeus isolate AG05252 chromosome 1, NHGRI_mPonPyg2-v2.0_pri, whole genome shotgun sequence:
CCCCAGCTTCTAttaccaggcatggtgtctcCTCTGCCCTCTCCTGGGCTCCCCTTTCTTCTGACGGGGTTTTCTCTTCTGGCTGCCTTCACCTACTTCTGCGTGTATCCATGGCTGCTCCTTAATATTTATGccaactattattatcattattttcagaggcagggtcttgctatgtcgctcaggctgcagtgcagtgatgcgacCTTGGCTtactgtaggctccacctcttgggccaaagcgatccttccacctcagcctcccaagtagctgagactacaggcatgcaccaccatgcctaattaaaaaaaaaaaaatctttgtaaagacagggtctcgctatgttgcccaggctgctcttgaactcctgggctcaagcaatccttcttccttggcctcccaaagtgctgcaattacaggtatgagccatggcgcctggcctattatttttaataaataattttaatgcttATTGTTATAAAAAAATGTGTGTTCATTGTTAAAAAGAATTTGAGCTAGTGTGGAAGCTCAGAGGAGACAGCTCTCTGAGTTTACATTTACAAGACAGGGGGACCAACTCGGCTTTATTTGCCTGGGATGGTCCCAGTGTAAAACAGAAAGTCCCTTATCCTGGAAAACCTCTCAGTGCTGGGCAAACTGGGATGGTTGGTCACCCTACAGAATAGCTGGAGGACCCTTGAGGGGGACTAATTTCCAATAATTAATGCTAGCGGGGTCTCAAAGTATCAGGTTTTGGGTTTTGCAGATATATACCTGTTTATAGCACCGGATGGTGGAGTCTGGGCCACACatagatacacaaaaataaaatcattcctATGGAACTCACTCTTAACATGCCTGAGGAGTGTCCAACCTCTTTGGACAAGGCCACACTCTCATGTTCCTTTTCACTCAGCTTTACCCACACAGAAATTTTGGGGACCCATGGGGGACTCAGCAGTTGCCACGGTCTGCAGCCTCCTCCAAGGGGTTCCCATCTAGCTCTCAAGAGGAAGGAGGGGGTTCTCAGTCGCCAGGTGGGCATGGCACTCCCGAGGCCGGGTGAGCAGGGCAGTGCCCTGGGGCTCAGGGCTGGTCTGGTTCTTACCGAATTGATCCAGTCATTGTAGTTGGAGACCCGCGTGAAGATGGAGGGCTTGTAGTAGTAGTTGCAGCCAAGGACCGACGTGAGGCTGCCGATGCCATGCACCTCCCACCGGCCGTCAGATGCCTGACAGTTCAGTGGCCCGCCGGAGTCTCCCTGAGGAAGGCCAGAGTTACAGGGAGGTAAAGTGGGAGGAAGGGGCTGCCCATTGGAACCATTGTTCTCAATGCATTTCTATTGTTCTGCTGCAGGTCACTGTCCTCTGAAGCCAGCCCTTGTGGTCATAGCTCAAGGTGGTACCATAATTCCAACAAGAGCCAACACTTATTCTTCCTATGTGGCCAGAGCTGAGCTAAGCATGTTCTATGCCTCATCTCATTAATCCTTGCAAAATCCTATGAGGTAAATATTCATAGTATCCCCAGGCCACTGAAGAGGAGAAACTGGAGTGTTGAGAGGTTGGGACTTGTCCAAGGTTGCACAGGCAGTTTGTAAAGGAGCTGAGGCCACATCCCAGACTTCAGCTGCCAGGCTCTTCCCCACTGGCTCCGTCTTCCCGCGGGTGGTCTATGTGGGCAGAGTGTGTAGGGCACAGTGTGATCTGAAGGGCGTGTGGATGTCCTTCCTACTCCATCCCCACTTCACTGCTAAGTCCAACACAGAGCAATTCCTGGTGGTCAAGACACTGTCTCCAGAAAGGTTTCCGTGGCAGCTACCTGGAGGGGACACACTGCGCCATTGATGAGAGTAATTCAACAGAAAAACCAGAAATCATCGTAGAAAGGCCTTAAGCCAGGGAATACTTTCCTTTGGTTCCCTTCCAGCATAGAGGAAAGGATACGGAATGACAGTCACGAGAGACCTTGATGAGACCCAGGGAAGGACTTTCCAGCAGTGAGATGGGTGGACACTACAAGGAGAATCTCAAAACAtctcaaaacaagaacaaacaagaacaaggtcaggttttttttttgagtttcgctctgtcacccaggctggagtgcagtggcaccatcttagctcactgcaacctctgccttctgggttcaagtgattctcctgcctcagcctcccaagtagctgtgactacaggcacccaccaccatgtctggctaatttttatttttagtagagacagggtttcaccatgttggccagactggtctcgaactgctgacctcaagtgatccacccacttcggcctcccaaactgctgggattacaggcgtgagccactatgcctggccaaagGTCAGGTTCTGATATATCTGGTACCATTTCCGGCTGCTTCTGCCAGGAGGTCAGAGGATGGACCTATCGAGGGATGGTTTTCCATAGCCTCTTCCCATCCCTAGCCACATTTTGTCATGGAGCGGGGCCCCTGATTTTTGGTACTCACATTGCAGGTACATATCACTCCATCACCCCCAGCACAGATCATATTGGTCTTCACAGTGCTGCCCCACCAGCCAGAGCTGGAGCAGGTGGCATAGTCCACAACCAGCAACCGGCCCTGCTGCAGGTCATCAGGGAGAGCCCTGTTGGCTGAATGAGACCAGAGAGAAGCCATTAGGGACGCAGGGACTCCTGAGAAAAAGGAAGTGGTGGACCCCTATTGGGTTTCCCCTGTTACCGTCTTCCATCCATTGCAACATGGGAACAGCCATGTTTGTCtatactgtgtcctcacatttgATTGGTTAGTGTGCTGGCCACTGGTGATTGGTTCAGCAGTGAACACCTAACTCAAGCTAAGCCAATGAGCTCCCTCCCCTGAGATTTTGAGATGGGGACTAAGAGATTCCGGTTCCAGAGGACCCAAATCTTGGAAGCTGTTGTCAATGGCTGACTTTTTCTTCTATGTGCAGAAAAATGAAGTAGAcccacaaagaaagaaatttccaAGTGAGTGTTTCCTGAGTTTCTCACAGGCTTCCAGCCCCTGATTCTAGTCTGTTCCTGATGCCTGGCTGTATCTCTGCCCTTGGGTTGAAACTTTTAAATCCTTATAACAATTTCCCTTTTTTTGCTGAGCTAGCTCCATGGCTTTCTGTCACttatctgaaataagacagtGAGCCTCCTGGCAGTTAGAGCCCCCTCCTTGGGAAAAATATGCTGGTGTGGTGAAGGGAGGGCTTTCATAATGGCCCCCAATGACGCAGCCACTATCACCTCCATTACTGTTACCACAGCTATGAATGGCAAGGATGAGATTAACATAATTCTTCACTTGCGACTGAAGCCAAGGGAAGTTAAgcgtcagccaggcatggtagctcaccctgtaatcccagcagtttaggaggctgaggcaggcagatcacttgaggtcaggagtttgagaccagcctggccaacatggtgaaacctcatctctagtaaaatatagaaattagctgggcatggtggcacatgcctgtaatcccagctactcaggaggctgaggcaggagaatcggttgaatctgtgggaggcagaggttgcagtgagcagagattgtgccactgcactccagcctgggtgacagagcaagactgtctcaaaaaaaaaaaaaaattaagctttttGCTTAAGACCATTCTAATTAATAAGTAATTAACACTTGTATAACATTTTGCAATGTATGATGCATTTCCACCTTTCACCTCTTTTAGTCTTCACCAACagtgtttccattttacagatggggaaactgaggttcggaagtggcttgcccaaggttTCACCATGACTGACACAGCTGGGCCTAAAAGCCAAGCATTTGGATGCCTCCCTGCTCTCACTGTCTCAGATGAAATGCACCTGCCCCAGGGTTGtctggggcgggggaggggggcggAAACAGGTGGTTGTGCTTGTATCTTAATAAGCATGAAATGCCTCTTCCACCACCGCTCACCGCAGGATTTGATATGTCCTTATGTTTGCAGATAAGCCAGTCAAGAGGGCAATGGGAATTTATTTGAGGGTACGTATGTGGATGTACCCCTGGAAAAACATGTCATTATACTTATGGGTTTATGTCATTAGGAAAAAATGTCATAATGTAATTAACACTCATAATCTCATTATGGTCATAAGGTCATTATCACTCATCCCTTCCTAGAATCTTCCAAACCTCTGGTGATTTCACAAGGGAAGGGTGGGAACTCTCTTCCTCTTGGTGGCCTACTGTCATTGGATCTCTGACCCTTGGAGTCTATGTCAAAGAAGACCCGCCCTCAGCCAGGTTCTCAGTAGCAAGACCAAATGGCACAGGGGATAGCTTTTGCGATGGGGCACGGAGGGTCTGATGAGGGCTCCAGGGGCCTTTGTGGAGCTCCAGAGACCTCAGGTCACAGAGGAAATGCTGTTCTGAACTCTAGCCTTGGGCCACACAGAAGATGTCACATGATCTCTGTAACTTTCTTTCCATCATAGGGACAGTGACAACAACTAACACACAGCACCTACCCCATGCCAGGCTTCCTGTGGATTATCTCCTTTAATAGCACCACAACTCTGTGatgtaggtgctattattatgcctttttttttggagatggagtctcgctctgtccccttggctggagtgcagtagcgcaatcttggctcactgcaacctccaactcttaGGCTGaaatgattctcgtgcttcaggctcccaagtagctaggactataggcgcacaccaccacacctggcgagttttttatatttttagtagagacggggtttcaccatgttggccaggctgctctcaaactcatgacctcaagtgatccgctcgtcttggcctcccaaagtgctgggattacaggtatgagctactgcgcccagccaattatttgcattttacatatgagaaaagtGCTGCATGGAGAGACCTAGTAATGTGCCCAAGGTGTCACAGCTATTAGGTGGGAGAGCTgacatttgaacccaggcaggcaTCAGCCTATGCCATCCCGTCTCTCCAAGGCAGCCACATGCCCAGGATAACATGTGAGGTGAGAGGCCCTGGCCGGACAGGGGTGACAtcacctcccttctctcccagGCCTGGGGGCTCCTGGCTCCCACTTACTCTGCAGCCTTCCCCAGCCCGTGACGTAGCAGGGgtagttgttgggtagaatggtGCCGGCAGGAGGGAGGCAGGCCAGCCGGATCTTGTCGGTGAGGGAGACGGGGTTAGCCAGTTTGAGCAGGGCAATGTCGTTCCTGGGTGAGTGCAGAGGCAGAGCATGAGGACAGGTTGACTTTTCCTGCCCTGTGGGGCTTTGGAGGGCTCGGAGACCTTGTCATCTTCCCTATACGTAACCCCAGGTTGCTCTGACTGGCAGGGCCCACAGGGCATGTTTGAAAATGCAGAGGGtcggccagtcacggtggctcacgcctgtaatcccagcactttgggaggctgaggcgggtggatcatgaggtcaggagatcgagaccatcctggctaacagtgaaactccgtctctactaaaaatacaaaagattagccgggcctggtggtggtgggcgcttgtagtcccagctactccggaggctgaggcaggagaatggtgtggacccaggaggcggagcttgcggtgagccgagattgtgctactgcactacagcctgggtgacagagcgagactccgtctcacaaaaaaaagaaaaagaaaaaaaaaaaaaaaaaaaagaaaatgcagagggCCTTGTTGAAAGGGGGAAGGCAGGAAAGGCTGTGTCCTACTCCAGGGACAGTCACAGGGTTGACAGCactgtctctgtgtccccaggaTTTGGCATGAAGTAGATACACGCTCAGTGGACAGAGGCCTGCAGGCTTAACTGGCAGCAAACCCAGGTCGCTCTGGCAGTCTTTGCTTCACCCTCCCCAGGTCACATCCCCACCCCAGACATCTTTGGAGCTGGTTCCACATCTAACAGGCCAGAGCTCCTTTCTCTTCCCTATAGAAAAAGCAGAGCGGGTGCGGTGGGGTTGAGACCTTTGCCTCTGTGAGACCCCCATCTGTTCCCTGACAACCTCACCCCCAAGTGCATCCAGATAGAAACGAACCCTTTGGAGACCTGATTGGAGTTCCAGTCCTTGTGCACCACAATCTTAGAGACACTGACGGCCAGCGAGCCGGACTCTGCAACGTAGAGGTTGTGCTGGCCCAGC
This window contains:
- the LOC129007077 gene encoding chymotrypsin-like elastase family member 2B encodes the protein MIRTLLLSALVAGALSCGVSTYPPDMSRMLGGEEARPNSWPWQVSLQYTSNGKWYHTCGGSLIANNWVLTAAHCISSSGIYRVMLGQHNLYVAESGSLAVSVSKIVVHKDWNSNQVSKGNDIALLKLANPVSLTDKIRLACLPPAGTILPNNYPCYVTGWGRLQTNRALPDDLQQGRLLVVDYATCSSSGWWGSTVKTNMICAGGDGVICTCNGDSGGPLNCQASDGRWEVHGIGSLTSVLGCNYYYKPSIFTRVSNYNDWINSVIANN